The genomic interval cttggcctgtagcccaggctggccttgaattcaactGTGTATCCAcggttggcctccaactctcaAATCATCCTGATTTAGCCTTCTGCGTGCGAGAATTATAGGTATGGACTGCTATACCCACCTTCAAGTGTTTGGTCATAGAATCTTCTAGAACTCTGTAGAGACTGTTCTAGAAGCTGAAGAGAAGGATGAGGGCATGTCTGTAACCTCCCTCGCCAACCTATATTTTAGagctttacttttattttatgagaaaaacattcacacacatgtgaaattaacttttaaaaagaaaggttttattgCTGAAACAAACTGAAAAAGAGTACACACTCTGTTGTTGGTTGTAGTGGTACACATGTATAATTCTAACTCTTGGCAGGAGTTTATTatgtttgaagctagcctgggctatataaacaaaaaatcttattttatagaattattttGGAGGTAAATAAACGTCTGTGTAAAGGTCTTATGAATAAAGAACTGTATAGTatagtggggtttttgtttgtttgttttttgtttgtttgttttcttttgtttttttgttttggttttggcttttcgagacagggtttctctgtgtatccctggctgtcctggaactctgtagaccaggttggcctcgaactcagaaatccgcctgcctctgcctcccaagtgcagggattaaaggcatgtgccaccactgcccggctaatatAGTATAGTGTTAGAAGCTCTATTTTTAGAAACTTGGGATTGTGTTTTGCTCAGTAATTTAGCCTGAAGTTTTGGATGGTTTTGAAGCTCCCCCAGCCCTGCCTGCCATGCTTCAGTTTATCTAACTAAGCAGAAGTACTGATAAGAACCCAAGAGTCCTTAAGGAGGATTAAATGAGGTAGTCCAGTAAGTTAGTTAGAGGTGAATGCCTGTGAGTCAGGCTGCCTGAGTTCCTGTGGATGCTCCTGGTGCTTTCTGTCATGTTTGCGGGGCCTCAGCAGGTCTGGAACTGTAGACATCTCTTATTCTTAGGTGTTGTATTTTCCCTTGTGAGCTCAGAAACCCTCCTgatttgtctcttcctccctctgatATAGGATCCCAAATATCCTGTGGAGAACTTGCTGAACCCCGACAGCCACAGGGGACCTTGGCTCAGCTGCCCTCAGGACAAGACTAGGCAACTGAAAGTGGAGTTTCAGCTGGAGAGGGCAGTGCCCATAAGCTATATTGATGTTGGTGAGTGAATTTTCAGGGCCTTTGGGACCTCTGAGGGATAAGAtgaccctccccactcccctcaaCTATCTCAGTTCATTCTGGCTGAGTAGCCTTCTGTAATAAACTGTGCTTAGATGTGAAGGGAAAATGATCTTTGCCCTTGGGGAAGGTTTGGTGTTGAAGAACTCCAGCGTCTTCATTCATAGAGAATGCAATATGGAACAGAGGCtctagctcagttggtaaagtcctAGTACATGAGGACTTggtttgattccccagaacccacatttaaagTAGGCATGGGCATGGGAGACTGCTTAGTAGGAAACGCACTTGCCACGCAAGtgtaaggatctgagtttgaattcccagaatccatgagACCCAGATGGGATGatccacatctgtaatcccagtgcctcTATGGAAGACAGGAGGGTCACAGGCAAGCTAGTGTGAGTAACACAACAGCAAACAACAGAGACAGCctacctcaaacacacacacagagtatggTGGCATACTCCCTATAaccccagcgcttgggaggtagagatgaACGTCTACCTGGAGACCACTGATATGCTGCATAGTtgaatgtcaacttgacacaagctacagtcatctgagtggagggagcctcaattaagaaaaagcctccagttcaaagccagcttggtctacagagttagttccagaagagccagggctacataaaataaccctggctcaaaaaacaaacaaacaaacaaaagaacaaaagaacaaatgaaagaaagaaagaaagaaagaaagaaagaaagaaagaaagaaagaaagaaagaaagaacgtctgtaagattgggctgtagacagactgtagagcattttcttttttatgaaatgttatttatttattagtacactgtagctgttttcagacacatcagaagagggcatcagatcccattacagatggttgtgagccaccatgtggttgctgggaattgaactctggacctctggaagaacagtcagtgctcttaactgctgagccatctctccagccaacatttttgtttgtttgtttgtttgttttgttttgttttttgagacagggtttctctgtgtagcctgggctgtcctggaactcactctgtagaccaggctggcctcggactcagaaatccgcctgcctctgcctcccaagtgctgggattaaaggcatgtgccaccactgcccggttccCCAGCTTCaagcactttcttaattagtaattaatgTGGGAAGCCCTTTTTTGGTAGTTCCTGgtttctataggaaagcaggcagttgggcagtggtgtcgcatccctttaatcccagcacttgggaggcagaggcaggcggatttctgagttcgaggccagcctggtctacagagtgagttcaaggacagccagggctatacagaaaaacactgtcttgaaaaaagaaagaaagaaagaaaagaaagctaagcAAGCCAGAATTCACCACCTTCCATGGCCCCatagcagctcctgcctccaggcttccGCCCTGTGTGAACGCCTGTCCTCACTGCTTCAGTGATGAAcatatgaaagtgtaagccaaagaaaccctttccacCCCAACTTTGCTTTGGTCACAGTGGCCTCcttggcaagctccaggccagtaaaAGACTGTCTTTAAAAGACAAGGTGAGGGTATTggcaagatggctgagtggttaagatcactggctgctcttaggacataggttcaattctcagtaccctcATGGTGACTAACAAACATCTGTAAGTTcagatccaggagatctgactccctcttctggtgtctgaggacaccaggcacacaagtgatacacagacatacatgcagcaaaacacctatacacatacaataaaacaattaaaacaaagatGGACACCACCTGAAGAACACTAGGGGAAGCTTGTCCTCTTGCTTCCATGCATTGACAGCATGCACACATAGATGCATCCACTAAAGAGAATACAATGTGAATGTTACTTCTAGAATTATGCTGTGAACTCCCTAGCTTCCATTTGTATAGTCTGGGTAAAGCCTTAGGGCGCTGACATGATAATGATACCAAATATGTTACAAatgatatataatgtatttatgtttttatatagttGTAtaattagctgggcagtggtggcacatgcctttaatcccagcacttgggaggcagaggcaggtggatttctgagttcaaggccagcctgatctacagagtgagttccaggacagccagggctacacagagaaaccctgtcttaaaaaaccaaaaaaataaattaaaaaaaaaaaaaaaaaatatatatatatatatatatatatatatatatatatatatatttgtataattaattatgtataaatataatgaatgtataaatatatttttatttataatataaataaatatggttatattatataatatttatatattatatacatatattattatatataattatataaataatacctTACACACCTCTAAAGTCAGGGGGAATGAAAGTGAAATGTGCATAGGCATTTATAGATTACAAAAGTTGATGCCAGGTATGATGGTACATCACTTTAATTCAAGCACTTGAGAGACAAGCAgtcagatctcttgtgagtttgagaaacagcctggtctacataagtgaactccaggccagccaaggctacatagaaagactgtcttaacagaaacaaacaaacaaacaagttggcTTTAGAATTCTTCAGATTAAAGAATGGTTAGAGGCCACTGTCTTGGCTTTCTTGGGACAGAAAGATGTTGGTTCCCTTCCAGGGAATAGTGCCTCCCAGGGCAGGCTGAGATGGCTATGGTGACCCTTCACCATCATTTAATGGCCTGGGGTTTCATTCCATTGCAGTTGGTGGTTCCTTGTGTGACTCCACATGCTGCCAGCACTTTGTGGCTTCTGACTGCCGTAGAGTGGAGCGTCCCCTTCCCACCCCGTACTCTCTTCTACAGCCATCCTTATCCatctttccctttttgtcctcaGGTAACTGTGGCTGTGCTTTCCTACAGATTGATGTGGGTCGTTCTTCCTGGCCCCTGGACAGACCTTTTGTCACCCTGCTCCCTGCCACCATGCTAATGTCCCTCACTGACTCAAAGGAGGGGAAGAACCGCTCAGGGGTCCGGATGTTTAAAGATGGTAAAGAGGACCAAAGCAGAAGGCAGTGCAGTGTAGAGGCGGGTCTTAGTGCTGCTGGGTATAGACTGTGGGTGGGGCCTGTGCAAGCCTTAGCTGCATCTGTCAGGAGAACAGGGTAAGCTAATGTTTGTGTGAGTTCTGCCTGGTGACAGTGTTGGGGGTATTTATGAGTATGATTTATGTATTTACCTGTGACTCATTTGTGTCTGATTCATTGTGTTTCAGGGTTTTGGTTATtgtacagcccaggctagccttaactaCTTCCTGCTCTAGCCACCCAGGTGCTAGAATTGCAGGCATATACCACCGCACCCATTtcaatgtatgtttttatttgaataattgtgtttaatttctagcatgacaaaaaagaaaaaaaagtataaaataaattttgctggctatatttatataatacataggttttttttctgaattctgtTTATATAAATCTGTGTTCATTGGGCACTGTAACAGATGCATAAGATATGATTCCTGGACTCTCAGGAATACAGTCTGTCATTTGTGTTTAAATTGGACTTTTGTAGAGTAAGAGATTTCGGAGAGGTTTTTGAGGTGTAGGGAATGACACAGTGGTTGGATTATGTGAGGAGTCAGAAATGTgaagtttgggggctggagagatggcgcagaggttaaaagcactgtctgctcttccaggagtcctgaattcaatttccagtaaccacatggtggctcataaccgtctttagtgagatctggtgccctcttctggctgcaggcatacatgcaggcagaacactgtacatactaaataaataaataaatctttttatctttttttttttttttaagttaggttTGTGGTATTGGTGTTTGACACCGGGGAGGCTGCATAGAGTGGGTAGGAGTGTGTGGGAGGTTGTGGCCTCATGTTCAGGAGGTGGAGACTGGTATGGAACTGTGAGGAGTGGTTAGAAGATAAGGAACTAGGCTGAAAGGGCCTCGCCTCACCTGTCTTCCAAACCGTCCCCTGAGCCACACAACCTGGTTGGAACATACTGGTGATCTCCATTCTTCCTCTTGTTGGCATTTACTATGTGTAGgccttgtctttcctttcttccaatgtggtcattcttctttctctcctgccttcttctCTGTTGCTGGAGTCCATgcttacatacacatgcacacacgcgcacacacacatacacacctccctctccttctcctctcttttttcctctttccagggtttcatgtagcctaagcagacctcaaacttgctttgcaacccaggctggccttgaactcctgatcctcttgcctctattcCCCAGTGCTGAGTTCACAGCCATGCACATCCATGCCCAGCTTTCCTTTATCTCTctcatttgtaaatatttatttctatcctttttttgtttatgtAAATGTGGGAGGAACATGTGTATGTACTCGtatccaaggaggccagaagaaggtgtgagATCCCTGggactaggattacaggcaaacCACGTGACaggggtgctaagaactgaactctggtcttctataAGAATaataagcactcttaactactgagccatctctccagcccttcctttttctctgatttttttttttttttcttcagatgatTTCCTCACTCCAGCCTCAGGAGAATCATGGGATCGGCTTCGATTGACCTGCTCCCAACCTTTCACACGTCATCAGTCCTTTGGCCTGGCCTTCCTACGAGTGCGGTCCTCTTTGGACTCTCTGGCTGACCCTATAATAGATCCCTCAGCCCCTGGAAGCTCTGGGCTTAGCCAGGTATGATCAATGGTGGGGAGAGGATTTACTTTTCTCTAACTTTTCAGTCCCTAGTTAGAATCTGATACTTGATTGAAGAAAagtaaacagagagaaaaagaacataagaTTTCCTGTGTATGAACTAACGACTTGACTGATCCATGGAATGGTTAAGTGAAAggattttattgtagatatgagaaaGAGAACAACCAGAGCCACTCAGAAGAATCCAGAACAGAAAGTAGACTGTACAGAGCCAGTAGACTTGACCTGCCCAggagtatgagagagagagagagagagagagagagagagagagagagagagagagagagaatagtaggGGATAGCAAATAGAATGTAGTGAGAGAAACACgggcagaggagagggagggagagagagtagcCATGGCAAGAATAGCAGTGTTATCAGGAAAATGAGTAGCTGAGGGAGAGATGCCGTGAGCTCCACAGTttaggggaggagaggagagaagggcaggaTGCTAGCTAGCATGGACTGTGAAATCTGTAACAGGGACTCCTGATACTGAGGCAGCATAAAGGCCAGTGTGCACCTTGCCATGCTGATATGCACTGCAGGCGGGCGTTTGTCCTTTCTGCCAGTGATAAGAGAAATAATTCCTTTTGGTAGAGGAAGCCTAACCCATCTACCAAAGTTGTACACGTTCCTGAACAATGCTGACTTTAACCTAACCACCAGAGATCCTCCTAGAGTCCAGGCTGAGCCCATTTCTGGATATTTGGACTGCCTTTCAAAGTTTATGAAATTGGAGTCCGCTTTGGACCTGAACACCCTGGTTTTGTGGAataaattcctttcttttcttttacagagCAGAGATGTGAATGTGCCTTGAATACAGTCTACACAAAGCTGTTGGGCCATTTGTTCTTTAGCTTCTGAAATTGTTTTTGAATCTCAACTTAACCTTATATGTTATTTCTGGGTTTGCAACGAGTTCGCTCTTGAAAGACCCCAAGGCAGCCCCACTGCCTTGCAAAGCCCTCTGTATCTTAGATATGTACCTGGCTGTATCATTtcatctgagcacttgggaggcagaagcaggtggatctcttgtgagtttttgttttgagacagggtttctctatagccctagctatctctgtagaccaggttgaccttgaactcagagattaaaggtgtgagccaccactgcctgccactggaataatgttttggttttttttggtttttgtctgttttgggcTTTGGGTaatttgagttttttgtttgtttttcaaagcagcgtttctctgtgtagccctggctgtcctggaactcactctgtagaccaggctggcctcaaactcacagaaatacatctgccactgcctcccaggtgctgggattaaaggcatgaggcaACACTGTCAGGTGGAATGATGGCTTTTTAAATGTCCaacttaaaagtatattttattttattgaaacaaGATCTTGCTCTGTAGCTTGTCTTAAACATCTGATAATATACACCATAcaagttcattttatttatataaagtatgacatagatagatatatattttaaaggtttaCAAGAGACAGACTCAAAAGTTTGCATATTCCATTAGTCCCCATGGGCTGGTTTCACCCATAGTGTGGATCTTTTAGTCCCAGAGCCCTTCTGATCATGACAAAACCCTGAACATAAAAAATCTCAGCATTATGGATTGCTCACTACAGATACAATCAAGTTCATTCCTAGGCAGCAGTGTCCTCTGCTGGTGAATCTGGGTattcttctccattttctcctcAGAACTCTACTGATGTGCTGGAGTCTGATCCTAGCCCCTGGCTGGCTAATCCTTCTATCCGGAGGACATTCTTCCCAGATCCCCAGACGTATGTACCTGCTGTTGATATTTCTCCTGTAAGGAAAAGACCATGAGCACAAAAACCCATCCCATGGTCCCCTGGCTAATCACTTAGGGTCTAAACATGTCAGAATAGCAAACTATGTTTCTTGGTTCAAGTACGTAGAATAATGTCTATATTCTGAGTGAAACCAAATACTGTTTCTCTGCAGGAGCACCAAGGAAATTTCAGAACTCAAGGGAATGTTGAAGCAATTGCAGCCAGGGCCTCTGGGGCGGGCAGCCCGCATGGTGCTTTCTGCTGCCCGTAAGGCACCTCCAACCAGTGTCATGAGCCCAAACAACAGCCATGGAGAACCAGGTCCCAGTCATCCGGAGAGTGCAGGTGTGGCCCCATGATCTGCCCTTAATGCGCATTGCCTTTCCTGACTCTACCACAGTGTACGGGAGTAGCTCACTGGCTTCaagtgaaagagagaaaactgtcatggaaaagagaaattaaatcttACATAATAACTGAAAGAGCACCGGCCTAGGAATCAGGAATCTTTGTCTTTGCCTCAATTTGCTCATGTTTATAGGAAAAAAggttaaaccaaataaacccaaGCCCGGTGCAATATTAGCATTCTGTGATCATCTCAGAAAGACAGTTATGGTGAATCCcccaatcccaacacttgggaagtggaggaagcagaaggatcaataGCAAGATCATTCTTAGCTCCATAGAGAGCTGCAGGCCAGCTTGAGTAAcacaaggccctgtctcaaaagaaaagaaatgtctgtGGTCATCTAGGGCTCTCCTGGAGAGGGCGTTATTCCAGCTCATTCCAGGAGGTTGGAAAGTCAGCATCTCAGAGTGTGGTGGCTATTTCATTGATGACAAACACAAGGGAAGGACAGGGCCAGCCAGAAGTCACAGCCTCTTTACCcccttgagacaagatctctcaccaCTTAGCTcttagctggcctagaactcacagggacgcccctgtctctgcctcccccgTGCTGGtttaaaggcatatgtcaccataTTCTAGCTTTTTGCAGCCTACTCAGACACTGCCATTTGCTAGATACCGCCTCCACTTAGAGGGGCTCTCAGGACAAGCAGGCAGTAGGTAATGGGGGTCTGAGGCTGTAaaaatctataatttttaaagaaaagactgaaaaaaaaaaccaagcatttGGGGACTTGTGGGTATCTACTATTGATAAGGTACTGATATTATATAAGCACTTTGAAATACACTCAGTACAGAAATACTGTACCAAGTGTTTCTGAATAATTACTTggaaactgaaacaaacaaacaaacacaaaattctgaataaaattacttggaaatggaaaagaaaacaaaaaacaagtgtttctgaaattccaaataaataagtaaatttaatttacttatgtTAACACCCACTTGACAGATACTTAGTGGATATCTCTATGTGCTAACCTCATATGGTGCCGGACATATCtataataaataacataacaGAGCTCATATCTTAATAAAGAAATGCTGCCTCTGTCAAACAAGGAAACCTAAAGCTAAACTATGATAAATACTTTAAAGGAAAAGATCACAGAATGACAAGATTTCAGTCAGAATCCAGGGAAAGGCCTGTAGGAATAAGTGTTTCATCTCAGATGAAGTGCAGTTGAacgagaaaaaaattaagatagcatatctcaaaagaaaagtaaaaatgtgGAGGCCTTTCGTAAATAGCTAgacattttgtttgattttgttttttaagaaaatgtctcactaTTCATCCCAAATTGACCTTGAACCTGCTGCCCTCCAGCCTCAGCTGCCTTAGTGCTagaccctgtctctgcctcccccatgCTGGTTTAAAGGCGTATGTCACCGTAttctagggtttctctgtgtagtcctggctgtcctggactcactctgtagaccaggctggcctcgaactcagaaatctgcctgcctctgcctcccaagtgctgggagtaaaggcgtgtgATACCACCGCCTGGCTGATAAGAAATTAACGAGCATTTCTCATGCAGAGCCCAGAGCAGAAGAACCCAACAGGAAGAACGatgcaggaagaaggaagaggaggaaagtgCAGGAGCAAAGGAGGTAGGCAGAGTCATCCCCCGCCCACTGCTCTCCTAAACCCCAAAGGAGGCAGGCAGCAGTCATCCCCTGCCCACTGCTCTCCTAAACCCCAAAGGAGGTAGGCAGAGTCATCCCCCGCCCACTGCTCTCCTAAACCCCAAAGGAGGCAGGCAGCAGTCATCCCCTGCCCGCTGCTCTCCTAAACCCTTCCCCGTTCATCAGACTTGAAGATAGGCAGAAACTGGCTCTGTAGTGAACCAGAATCAGAAGGTATGCACACTGCATGTGATCAAAATGTAAATCTTTTATCTtgggcctgtaatcctagcatggaACATGTAATCAGGAAGCTTGCACGTTTGACTACTTCTGGGACTGCTGGACTACTGGGATATACagcaagtttcagggcagcctgAAATGAGTGGTTGCTGGTGTCTATGGGGACAGACGAATGGAGTGACTAACATGCATTTGGGGTTTCTTTGGgggttgattaaaaaaaaaaaaaagtcctagaaATACTCAGCTTGGAAGTATCTTTAATCCATATTTCCAGAGGCCAATTTtatagtatgtatataatatctcaattttaaaattaaaaaaacttccaggcatgatggcatatgactttaatcccaggagcTGAAAGGCAAAGACAGTCAGAACTTGAGTTCTGGGAAAGCCTGGTTTTCCTAGCTTTGTatggcaagttctaggccatacagggctacatagtgagaccctatctcaaaattaaCTAATTTCTAAAAACTGAGGCCAATGATAGAAACTCTGTTGTCAAATGGTCAAAGGTTAACTGCCTTCCTCCAAGTCTGTCATAGGAATAGGAAAACAAGAACTCTGAGTTACTGTCTCCACTCGATTCTTCATGCTTCCGATGTGGATTCTGTACCTTCAGCCTCTGTCGTCTCTCCCAGACAGCTGGCCTTAAACTGCTCTTCCCCACAGACTGTCGTCCAACTCAAGTTCTCAGCCAAATAGGAGGGGGACAGGAAGGACAAGGCAAAGACAGCACCAACCTCAGACCAGAAGTGATGACGGTGGGATGCAGGCTACCGGACAGTGTCCCATTTGTGCAGGTGAGCTGCTTCAATTACCATGAGGGGTGGATGTCATTCTAGACAATTAGTGGACTCCAAGTAcaataggagaccctgtctcaaagaatcagTTGGAGAAGCAAGAAGATATGCAGTATCACCCTCTGGCCTCTATAAGGACATACATATGGTACGCACCTACCAATCAGTtttgttacacacacaaacacacacacacacacacactgagttttGATTTGTCCAAGCCTGGTGGCAATGTTCTTTATGCTCACAGCTGACCTTTCCCAGTAGACTCAATGTTCTGTAAGGACATCCATATCCCTCTGCACCTAGTAAATGTCTGATGGATGTTTGACAGACACATGGGAGTGTCTTTCAGCAAGCAGTTGCACTGTGGTGGCAGATACTCCCTTCAGCATCTGGGGATGGCAACTTGCCTGGGAGCAGGCCCAGTTTAATTGTCTCCTTTTCTCATTAGGTTCCTTCAGTATTGAGACTCTTCCCCGGCATGCTGCCACTTGTGGAGAGAGCTCCCCACCCCAGCCAGCTTCTCCTGCCTCCTTGTCTTCCTCGGAGTCCGTGCTATGGGTGTCCTCCCCAGAGAGCTCGCCTCCACCTTCCTGGACCCAGTGCCCTATTTGTGAATTACAATTCTCGGCAAGAGAAATAGAAGAACATGCCAGCATGTGTGGGGAAGTTTTTCCAGCCTGAGCAGTGACATTCTGTTGACCCTTTATGTTGGAGCCTGGGGAATGGATCTCCTGTGGCTCAGAAGGGTTGGTTCCCCTCCCTTCAGCTA from Arvicanthis niloticus isolate mArvNil1 chromosome 1, mArvNil1.pat.X, whole genome shotgun sequence carries:
- the Xndc1n gene encoding protein XNDC1N isoform X1 — translated: MAPVKISHVVSFSSQDPKYPVENLLNPDSHRGPWLSCPQDKTRQLKVEFQLERAVPISYIDVGNCGCAFLQIDVGRSSWPLDRPFVTLLPATMLMSLTDSKEGKNRSGVRMFKDDDFLTPASGESWDRLRLTCSQPFTRHQSFGLAFLRVRSSLDSLADPIIDPSAPGSSGLSQNSTDVLESDPSPWLANPSIRRTFFPDPQTSTKEISELKGMLKQLQPGPLGRAARMVLSAARKAPPTSVMSPNNSHGEPGPSHPESAEPRAEEPNRKNDAGRRKRRKVQEQRRLSSNSSSQPNRRGTGRTRQRQHQPQTRSDDGGMQATGQCPICAGSFSIETLPRHAATCGESSPPQPASPASLSSSESVLWVSSPESSPPPSWTQCPICELQFSAREIEEHASMCGEVFPA
- the Xndc1n gene encoding protein XNDC1N isoform X2, with the protein product MAPVKISHVVSFSSQDPKYPVENLLNPDSHRGPWLSCPQDKTRQLKVEFQLERAVPISYIDVDDFLTPASGESWDRLRLTCSQPFTRHQSFGLAFLRVRSSLDSLADPIIDPSAPGSSGLSQNSTDVLESDPSPWLANPSIRRTFFPDPQTSTKEISELKGMLKQLQPGPLGRAARMVLSAARKAPPTSVMSPNNSHGEPGPSHPESAEPRAEEPNRKNDAGRRKRRKVQEQRRLSSNSSSQPNRRGTGRTRQRQHQPQTRSDDGGMQATGQCPICAGSFSIETLPRHAATCGESSPPQPASPASLSSSESVLWVSSPESSPPPSWTQCPICELQFSAREIEEHASMCGEVFPA